The genomic stretch ACATCAAATATTACCCTGGCTATCCAGCCATCTTTCCTTTTTTTTATCTCTAAATTATGATATGTAACCGTCTTTATCTCCATCTTTAATATATGGTTTTTGCTTAATTGCTCTCCACTTGCTAAAACAGACACATTATTTCCTATAATTTCTGTTTTAAATTTTTTAAGAAGATAGCCTTTCCCTGTAAAGCAAAATAAAAGCTCAGAGAGGGTATTTACAAGCATTTCATCATCCCCATTTCCACTTGATGAGATTTTTATTCTTTCACAACACCTGACATTTGACAAATCTGCCAATATTGAAAACATCCCATAGCTACAATTTTCAAAAAGCCTTTCTTTTGTGTTCCCAAAGGCAATTATTCCAATGTCTGCTGTATGTTCAAAGAGCTTAAATCTTAATTCTTCTTTTATAATTTTTTTTATCCTTTTCTCTATTTTTGAAAGAGGGCCATTGTTATCAATTATTATATCAGAAAATGGAATCCTTTTGCTATCATTTGGCTGGTTTTTCATCCTCCTTAAAACATCAGAAATTTCCCAGCCCCCTTTTTTCATCCTTTTAAGGATAATGTCTTTATCGCAGATTATAAGGATTGTTTTATCAACAATTGTCTTTAATTCTGTCTCAATCAAAAATGGGGCAGCAACCACAATCAATTGCCCTTTAGAATGTTTTATCAGATTTTTTATTTTCTTTATAATTAAAGGATGGGTTATTTTATTTAATTTTTCAAGCTT from bacterium encodes the following:
- the coaE gene encoding dephospho-CoA kinase (Dephospho-CoA kinase (CoaE) performs the final step in coenzyme A biosynthesis.), which encodes MIIGITGKIGSGKTTIGRIFEKYGAFVIDADIVGHKVLEEKKEEILKAFGTIERKTLADIVFKDKNKLEKLNKITHPLIIKKIKNLIKHSKGQLIVVAAPFLIETELKTIVDKTILIICDKDIILKRMKKGGWEISDVLRRMKNQPNDSKRIPFSDIIIDNNGPLSKIEKRIKKIIKEELRFKLFEHTADIGIIAFGNTKERLFENCSYGMFSILADLSNVRCCERIKISSSGNGDDEMLVNTLSELLFCFTGKGYLLKKFKTEIIGNNVSVLASGEQLSKNHILKMEIKTVTYHNLEIKKRKDGWIARVIFDV